The Spirochaeta isovalerica genome includes a window with the following:
- a CDS encoding LuxR C-terminal-related transcriptional regulator → MIKEKFTKEDIDNIFQIQKRISIVFSISGIVVTIINILLGFFVSQISFIELFTNNTVYLTLALTIPFIIFSYIPRSSYVVQLVQVLVLFTAFSISVWDQYNGIYGLTFSILAIALMYKYRMLEKRFITKILILYFMLIVFIGFSAWHAGRMVAGLQVVMFMTFFLFICYMVFKSEMDKIISNEKRMKNEILNLVIDRDKLKDRISESQKQFEELEKQYIEFKSTKEPFDFEKCNLTPSEINVIRVLVKFRASNKEISEQLNIKESTVKQHLYRIFNKIGVDNRIQLIDLCEYNFT, encoded by the coding sequence CCAGAAAAGAATATCAATTGTGTTTTCCATATCTGGTATAGTTGTTACAATTATAAATATCCTTCTTGGTTTTTTTGTCAGTCAGATTTCTTTTATTGAACTATTTACGAATAACACAGTATATCTAACTCTTGCTCTCACAATCCCTTTTATAATATTCAGCTACATACCAAGAAGTAGTTATGTCGTTCAGCTGGTACAAGTTCTTGTCTTATTTACAGCGTTCTCCATATCAGTCTGGGATCAGTATAACGGAATCTATGGACTAACCTTCAGCATTCTCGCCATTGCGCTGATGTACAAATACAGGATGCTTGAGAAGAGATTTATTACAAAAATTCTCATCCTCTATTTTATGCTGATCGTCTTTATCGGATTTTCCGCCTGGCATGCCGGGAGGATGGTCGCTGGACTACAGGTCGTTATGTTCATGACCTTCTTCCTCTTCATCTGCTACATGGTGTTCAAATCAGAAATGGATAAAATCATCAGCAATGAAAAAAGAATGAAAAACGAAATCCTGAACCTCGTCATCGACAGGGATAAGCTGAAGGATAGAATAAGCGAGAGTCAGAAACAGTTCGAAGAGCTTGAGAAACAGTACATCGAGTTCAAGAGCACTAAAGAACCCTTTGATTTTGAAAAATGTAACCTGACTCCATCGGAGATAAATGTCATAAGGGTTCTGGTTAAATTCAGAGCATCGAACAAAGAGATTTCCGAGCAGCTGAATATCAAGGAGAGCACAGTTAAACAGCATCTGTACAGGATATTCAATAAAATCGGAGTCGATAACCGCATACAGCTTATTGATCTCTGCGAATATAACTTCACATAG
- a CDS encoding PTS sugar transporter subunit IIA codes for MALFEAIDEKTVKIPLKSKTKDKVIKELLTILKDAGKLKDVKTAQKAILEREELASTGLGGGIAIPHAKIPGVERLTIAIGLSPKGIDFDSLDGQPSTIFFLILAAPDQTGPHLETLTEIAKISRDSSFCDKILHAGSAAEVVALFRSLSGS; via the coding sequence ATGGCCCTTTTTGAAGCGATAGATGAAAAAACCGTAAAAATACCTCTCAAATCCAAAACTAAAGATAAAGTGATAAAAGAGCTTCTTACGATTTTGAAGGATGCGGGAAAACTTAAAGATGTAAAAACTGCCCAGAAGGCCATTCTCGAAAGGGAAGAGCTTGCCAGTACCGGTCTGGGGGGTGGTATTGCAATTCCCCATGCCAAAATCCCCGGGGTGGAACGTCTGACAATTGCTATCGGCCTTTCGCCGAAGGGGATAGATTTCGATTCTCTGGATGGCCAGCCTTCCACGATCTTTTTTCTGATTCTGGCTGCACCTGATCAAACCGGGCCTCACCTTGAGACACTCACCGAAATCGCGAAAATTTCCCGCGATTCCAGCTTTTGCGATAAGATTCTTCACGCCGGTTCGGCCGCGGAGGTTGTCGCGCTTTTCAGATCCCTTTCCGGTAGTTGA
- a CDS encoding beta-N-acetylhexosaminidase, with protein sequence MSANNKINLIPEVSEIKTNDSIFTLKKETRIAVSSGEIMNKGHLLRNYLTGPTGYPLPLSVGKEGDLLLILEGKPDMSPDEPGDERYSISVTGKSCILKAPTPAGLARAIQTFRQLLGPEIFSQEETPLAKWEIPGCEISDYPRFGWRGMHLDVCRHFFSKEEVMRFIDLIALHRFNRFHFHLTEDQGWRIEIKKYPKLTEVGAWRDSTLIGHAQDRPRRYDDIKYGGFYTQEDIKEIVAYATIREITIVPEIDMPGHMQAAIAAYPELGCTDQTLKSLCHWGICEHILNVEESTINFMKDVLDEVMSLFPGKYIHIGGDEALKYEWEEQRRIQDRMAELGLKGEMELQSWFIRQMAEHIQSKGREVIGWDEILEGGLADGAAVMSWRGEKGGIEAAELGHKVVMAPEEYVYFDHYQGDKDKEPLAIHGLTTVEKVYSYDVLPKELPADKKHLIMGSQGQLWSEYIPDFRHLEYMAFPRVCALAEVLWTSGKKRDFSSFQKRLEIHKKRLDKLEVNYRKGI encoded by the coding sequence ATGTCTGCCAACAATAAGATAAACCTGATTCCCGAAGTATCGGAAATCAAAACAAATGATTCGATTTTTACATTAAAGAAGGAAACCCGCATTGCCGTATCATCAGGCGAAATAATGAATAAGGGACACCTTCTCCGCAATTACCTGACCGGCCCGACCGGCTACCCCCTGCCTCTCTCTGTCGGAAAGGAGGGAGATCTTCTTTTAATTCTGGAAGGAAAACCCGATATGTCTCCCGATGAACCGGGAGACGAAAGATACAGCATTTCCGTTACCGGAAAAAGTTGTATTCTCAAGGCTCCGACTCCGGCCGGTCTGGCCAGAGCGATACAAACCTTCCGCCAGCTTTTAGGGCCGGAAATTTTTTCACAGGAGGAAACTCCGTTGGCAAAATGGGAGATTCCCGGCTGCGAGATTTCTGATTATCCCCGGTTCGGCTGGAGAGGGATGCATCTTGATGTTTGCCGCCACTTTTTCTCTAAAGAAGAAGTCATGCGATTTATCGACCTCATAGCCCTGCACAGATTCAACAGATTTCATTTTCATCTGACCGAAGACCAGGGCTGGCGGATTGAAATTAAAAAATATCCGAAGCTGACAGAAGTAGGAGCCTGGCGGGATTCCACTCTCATCGGCCATGCCCAGGACAGACCCAGGCGATATGACGATATTAAATACGGCGGGTTCTACACTCAGGAGGACATAAAAGAGATCGTTGCCTATGCCACGATAAGGGAAATTACCATAGTTCCTGAAATCGATATGCCGGGCCACATGCAGGCGGCTATTGCAGCCTACCCCGAACTCGGCTGCACGGACCAGACACTCAAATCCCTCTGCCACTGGGGAATTTGCGAACACATTCTCAACGTCGAAGAATCGACCATCAATTTTATGAAAGATGTTCTGGATGAAGTCATGTCACTCTTCCCCGGTAAGTATATCCATATAGGCGGCGATGAAGCGCTTAAATACGAATGGGAAGAACAGAGAAGGATTCAGGACAGAATGGCTGAACTGGGACTGAAAGGAGAAATGGAGCTGCAGAGCTGGTTTATCCGTCAGATGGCCGAACACATACAATCGAAGGGACGGGAAGTGATCGGATGGGACGAAATCCTCGAAGGAGGGTTGGCTGATGGAGCCGCCGTTATGAGCTGGCGGGGAGAAAAAGGGGGAATAGAAGCTGCAGAGCTGGGACACAAAGTGGTAATGGCCCCTGAAGAGTATGTCTATTTCGACCATTATCAGGGTGATAAGGACAAAGAACCTCTTGCCATACACGGATTGACTACTGTGGAAAAAGTTTATAGTTATGACGTTTTGCCCAAAGAGCTGCCGGCTGATAAAAAACATCTGATTATGGGTTCTCAGGGACAGCTATGGTCTGAATACATTCCCGACTTCAGGCATCTGGAATACATGGCTTTTCCCAGAGTATGCGCCTTGGCTGAAGTTCTTTGGACATCCGGGAAAAAGAGAGATTTCTCTTCTTTTCAAAAGAGACTTGAAATTCACAAAAAAAGATTGGATAAGCTGGAAGTCAACTACCGGAAAGGGATCTGA
- a CDS encoding helix-turn-helix domain-containing protein, which yields MSDVKINNIDIINYDKQPGEREIHRKSGFRISHFQRGVSYEPLEKPVPRRFSYYSICHLIEGKGWYWVPGESIRYFSAGEGVVSTPGFVQSYGGDGTTFVEDFICFDGPVADFLFQSGVIENGIINMGRNRRLLPVIQEALNLSDSGQIKANGALQHLLYDLYREREEAKQGNSQDNITLLLDELSSSQDRWWTVSEMASYCNLSENQFRRLFRNRTGMGPKHYIDSLKMQIASEWILSTREKLDNISVRLGYRDRFHFSKVFKRIKGMSPDRFRKNYPL from the coding sequence ATGAGTGATGTCAAAATCAACAATATAGATATAATCAATTACGATAAACAGCCGGGAGAGAGGGAAATTCACCGGAAAAGCGGATTCAGAATTTCACACTTCCAGAGAGGGGTGTCATACGAGCCTCTGGAAAAACCCGTACCCCGACGGTTTTCCTATTACAGTATCTGTCACCTGATAGAGGGGAAAGGTTGGTACTGGGTACCGGGAGAATCTATCCGCTATTTTTCAGCAGGGGAAGGGGTTGTTTCCACTCCCGGATTTGTTCAGAGCTACGGCGGTGACGGAACGACGTTTGTTGAAGATTTTATCTGCTTTGACGGACCTGTTGCGGATTTCCTTTTTCAGAGCGGAGTTATAGAAAACGGCATTATTAATATGGGAAGAAACAGGCGGTTGCTTCCGGTAATTCAGGAAGCTCTCAATCTTTCTGATTCCGGGCAGATAAAAGCTAACGGCGCTCTGCAGCATTTGCTCTATGATCTTTACAGAGAAAGAGAAGAGGCAAAGCAGGGGAACAGTCAGGATAACATCACTCTTCTTCTCGATGAACTCAGCAGTTCTCAGGATCGCTGGTGGACAGTATCGGAGATGGCCTCTTACTGTAATCTCAGTGAAAATCAGTTCAGAAGATTGTTCCGGAACAGAACGGGAATGGGGCCGAAGCACTATATCGATTCCCTGAAGATGCAGATTGCATCGGAATGGATTCTCAGTACCCGCGAAAAGCTGGATAATATCTCGGTACGGCTTGGGTACAGAGACCGGTTTCATTTCAGCAAGGTTTTTAAAAGAATAAAGGGGATGTCTCCGGACCGGTTCCGGAAGAACTATCCCCTTTAG
- a CDS encoding nucleobase:cation symporter-2 family protein has protein sequence MSDENRRIATDMIYRLDDKPPAFQAFLAALQHMMAIFIGIITPPLIIGGALDLPPDLKAYIISMALFVSGIATFIQVKKIGPVGSGLLSIQGTSFTFLSLSIGIGLSVKAAGGTPEQALGTIFGVCIIASPVEMIFSRFIPFLKKIITPLVSGIVVTLIGMSLIKVGITDVGGGQWLLDNKPEFFGSGTNLLLAGIVLIIIVILNRSTNKWIRMSAVVIGLVVGYIIAAFMGLVNFNNISTMKFITAPIPFRFGFHISWGHVIPMALLYLITTVESIGDLTATSMISGEPIEGDKYFKRISGGVLGDGINSALAGVFNSFPNTTFSQNNGVIQMTGVASRYVGFWIAGLLVLFGLFPVVGGLFSVIPNSVLGGATIIMFGTVAASGIRIISSSIINRRGVLIMAISFGLGLGVAFVPQILSKAPSIVQQIFGSAITTGGLSAIFLNIVLPRSLSKQDLGHEPYEGEAAK, from the coding sequence ATGAGTGACGAAAATCGCAGAATCGCTACGGACATGATTTACAGATTGGATGATAAGCCTCCCGCATTTCAGGCTTTTCTCGCAGCGCTACAGCACATGATGGCTATTTTTATCGGCATCATCACCCCACCGCTTATCATCGGCGGTGCTTTGGATCTACCTCCTGACTTAAAAGCCTACATTATCAGCATGGCTCTTTTCGTATCGGGAATAGCTACATTTATCCAGGTTAAAAAAATCGGTCCCGTAGGCTCCGGACTTCTGAGCATCCAGGGTACGAGTTTCACTTTCCTGTCTCTGAGTATCGGCATAGGCCTTTCGGTAAAAGCCGCCGGCGGAACCCCTGAACAGGCCCTGGGAACAATATTCGGCGTCTGTATTATCGCCTCTCCCGTTGAGATGATTTTCAGCCGCTTCATCCCCTTCCTGAAAAAGATCATAACACCGCTTGTGAGCGGTATAGTCGTCACCCTTATCGGTATGTCACTTATTAAAGTGGGAATCACCGATGTTGGAGGCGGACAGTGGCTTCTGGATAACAAACCGGAATTCTTCGGATCGGGAACCAATCTCCTCCTCGCGGGAATCGTTCTGATAATCATTGTCATTCTGAACAGAAGCACCAACAAATGGATCAGAATGTCCGCCGTCGTTATCGGACTGGTCGTAGGGTACATCATCGCCGCCTTTATGGGCCTGGTCAACTTCAACAACATTTCCACAATGAAGTTCATAACAGCTCCCATTCCCTTCCGCTTCGGCTTCCATATCAGCTGGGGACATGTCATCCCCATGGCTCTTCTCTATCTCATCACTACCGTTGAGTCTATAGGAGACCTGACAGCGACATCCATGATCTCCGGAGAGCCTATCGAAGGCGACAAATATTTCAAGAGAATTTCCGGCGGAGTTCTCGGTGATGGGATCAACTCGGCATTGGCCGGTGTTTTCAACTCTTTCCCCAACACCACATTCAGCCAGAATAACGGAGTTATCCAGATGACAGGAGTTGCAAGCCGCTACGTGGGATTCTGGATCGCGGGACTTCTTGTCCTCTTCGGCCTCTTCCCGGTCGTGGGCGGTCTCTTTTCGGTTATCCCCAACTCTGTCCTCGGCGGAGCTACCATAATCATGTTCGGAACAGTCGCAGCTTCGGGAATCAGAATCATATCCTCGAGCATTATCAACAGACGCGGCGTCCTGATCATGGCTATTTCCTTCGGTCTGGGTCTCGGTGTGGCTTTTGTTCCGCAGATTCTCAGTAAAGCGCCTTCAATTGTACAGCAGATCTTCGGTTCAGCTATTACAACAGGCGGATTGTCAGCTATTTTCCTCAATATAGTTCTCCCCCGGTCACTGTCAAAACAGGATCTGGGTCACGAACCTTATGAAGGCGAAGCGGCAAAATAA
- a CDS encoding xanthine dehydrogenase family protein molybdopterin-binding subunit, with translation MEDSEKKVFRNDAVAKVTGRAKYADDYTFHSMIHGVPVYTDSVHAQIISIDTSEAEAYPGVRKVLTWKDVPGEPAWGQIEHDHYIFAKEKIRYHGDVIALVVADTREIALEASALVTYELKELEPVLDQEKALGAETNLVNDMFPGNKVTHHHVRRGNAEAVFPACYKIVEREFRTPFVEHSYMEPECAFANPLTDGTIELYGTFQHPFSTRRYCSAFLNRQFADFVVYSHPTGGSFGGKDDTISVIAARAALAASLLRIPVKILYDREWSFRESYKRNPYIMKYKYGLSREGKILALDTYMLSESGGITSTTPWSTWRSTAQCAGPYVVDNVHTDVIGVMTNNVFTGAMRGFGTPQVNFAIEQMMDICAEEMEMDPIEFRRINMVRQDSITITGQKLDSHIVSMEEVMDKVIEKSGYLENVKKSSRGISDSDELYGTGLAISYRGSSVGAEGLDFAACMVNCQFDGSIVLDTGIHENGQGAQSVMMLALAEEFDVPLSRIRYNRSSTTSIPDSGTTVATRGTMMGVSAVRKASAKLKKIIRETLSDDFRCDPEDIRFEKDRLVAGGSYSLSWEEAMHKMFLHRTYPFAFGEYKAPRVSWDDEIGAGDAYFTYVYSCNVVELTVNKKTGKIKVTKATAGHDVGRAINPELVKGQIYGGIAQGLGMALTEDLQIEGGRIMNPNFNKYKIPKSIDMPEIDAIIIENEDRTTPSGVKGIGEPATEIAAAAIANAVYNATGARQYSLPIKLKGEA, from the coding sequence ATGGAAGATTCAGAGAAGAAAGTATTTCGCAATGATGCGGTCGCGAAAGTCACCGGCCGTGCAAAATACGCAGACGATTATACGTTCCATAGTATGATTCACGGGGTTCCCGTCTATACCGATTCGGTTCACGCCCAGATTATCAGTATTGATACATCCGAAGCGGAGGCTTATCCCGGAGTGAGAAAAGTCCTCACCTGGAAAGATGTGCCCGGGGAGCCGGCCTGGGGCCAGATAGAACACGATCACTACATTTTTGCCAAAGAGAAAATCCGCTATCATGGGGATGTTATAGCTCTGGTAGTAGCCGATACAAGAGAAATCGCACTGGAAGCCTCGGCTCTGGTCACATATGAACTGAAAGAACTGGAACCGGTTCTCGATCAGGAAAAAGCCCTCGGTGCAGAGACCAACCTGGTAAACGATATGTTTCCCGGCAATAAAGTGACCCACCATCACGTTCGCCGCGGCAATGCGGAAGCTGTTTTTCCCGCCTGTTATAAAATCGTGGAAAGGGAATTCCGCACTCCTTTTGTCGAGCACTCCTACATGGAACCTGAGTGTGCTTTCGCCAACCCTCTGACAGACGGTACGATAGAGCTTTACGGTACATTCCAGCACCCCTTCAGCACCAGGCGTTACTGCTCCGCTTTTCTGAACCGGCAGTTTGCCGACTTCGTCGTATACAGCCATCCCACTGGGGGGAGCTTCGGTGGTAAGGACGATACCATTTCGGTTATTGCCGCGCGGGCAGCGCTCGCCGCATCGTTGCTCCGGATCCCGGTTAAAATACTCTATGACCGCGAATGGTCATTCCGGGAGAGCTACAAGCGGAATCCCTATATCATGAAATATAAATACGGATTATCCCGGGAAGGGAAAATCCTCGCTCTCGATACCTATATGCTCTCCGAATCGGGGGGAATTACATCAACGACGCCGTGGTCGACCTGGCGGTCCACCGCCCAGTGCGCCGGTCCCTACGTCGTGGATAATGTCCACACCGACGTGATCGGCGTTATGACGAATAATGTCTTTACAGGAGCCATGAGGGGGTTCGGAACCCCCCAGGTCAACTTCGCCATCGAACAGATGATGGATATCTGCGCCGAAGAAATGGAAATGGATCCCATTGAATTCCGTCGGATCAATATGGTCCGGCAGGACAGCATTACCATAACGGGACAGAAACTGGACAGCCATATCGTCTCTATGGAAGAGGTCATGGATAAGGTCATCGAGAAATCGGGATATCTTGAAAATGTGAAAAAGAGCAGCCGCGGTATATCCGATAGCGATGAGCTGTACGGCACAGGGCTGGCTATCTCCTACAGAGGTTCCAGTGTCGGAGCCGAAGGTCTTGATTTCGCCGCCTGTATGGTCAATTGCCAGTTCGACGGTTCGATCGTTCTCGATACGGGAATCCATGAAAACGGGCAGGGAGCCCAGTCCGTCATGATGCTGGCTCTGGCCGAGGAGTTCGATGTCCCTCTTTCCCGTATCCGTTACAACCGCTCGTCGACCACATCCATACCTGACAGCGGAACCACTGTGGCGACGAGGGGAACCATGATGGGGGTCAGCGCCGTCCGCAAAGCCTCTGCCAAACTGAAAAAAATAATAAGGGAAACGCTGAGTGATGATTTCCGCTGCGACCCCGAAGATATCCGTTTTGAAAAAGACAGGCTGGTCGCCGGGGGAAGCTACTCTCTTTCCTGGGAAGAGGCCATGCACAAAATGTTTCTCCACAGAACCTATCCCTTCGCTTTCGGTGAGTACAAGGCACCGAGGGTTTCCTGGGATGATGAAATCGGAGCAGGGGATGCCTACTTCACCTATGTTTACAGCTGTAATGTCGTTGAGCTCACCGTCAATAAAAAGACGGGAAAAATCAAAGTGACCAAAGCGACGGCGGGACATGATGTGGGGCGGGCTATCAATCCCGAACTGGTTAAGGGGCAGATTTACGGAGGTATCGCCCAGGGACTGGGAATGGCTCTCACCGAAGATCTGCAGATTGAAGGCGGCAGGATCATGAATCCGAACTTCAATAAGTACAAGATACCCAAATCCATCGATATGCCGGAGATCGATGCCATTATTATCGAAAATGAAGACCGCACTACGCCGTCAGGTGTTAAAGGAATAGGGGAGCCGGCCACGGAAATAGCCGCCGCGGCGATCGCCAATGCTGTGTATAATGCAACCGGAGCCCGCCAGTACTCACTGCCCATCAAGCTCAAAGGAGAAGCGTAA
- a CDS encoding (2Fe-2S)-binding protein produces the protein MNEITVNGRIYHFDDSLLDKKLLNYIREDLELTGTKNGCGVGACGACTVLIDGVAKKSCVVPLGKAVGKSVVTIEGVESADGTLHPLQQAFIDAGAIQCGFCTPGMIMKGLDLLEKNPHPSREEIRKAFSGNLCRCTGYQQIIDAVELYIVRTD, from the coding sequence ATGAATGAGATAACAGTAAACGGTAGGATTTATCATTTTGATGATTCTCTACTGGATAAGAAGCTGCTTAACTATATTCGCGAAGACCTGGAACTGACTGGTACGAAGAACGGATGCGGAGTCGGTGCCTGCGGAGCCTGTACGGTACTAATAGACGGTGTTGCCAAAAAGTCCTGTGTGGTGCCTCTTGGCAAAGCTGTCGGAAAATCAGTTGTGACCATTGAAGGGGTGGAGAGTGCCGACGGTACGCTGCATCCGCTTCAGCAGGCTTTTATCGATGCCGGTGCCATCCAGTGCGGTTTCTGTACTCCCGGTATGATTATGAAAGGGCTGGATCTTCTTGAAAAAAATCCGCATCCTTCAAGAGAGGAAATCCGGAAGGCGTTCAGCGGAAATCTATGCCGCTGCACGGGCTATCAGCAGATTATTGATGCGGTGGAGCTTTATATCGTCAGAACCGATTAA
- a CDS encoding FapA family protein, whose protein sequence is MKKIQVPSRMWKWRGESPPEEGDEEHIELLLNPQQYIRAMNLIRRDLKKQKINYKNITHLCILEKDTPVAIHCKAVPGKNGVNINGEEIPCKIKQHDSIKIGDNLLMNESGYILCATQGEYIFENGTIAINEVLTIRKGVNYHTGNIHFPGAEEIYGEVKDGFKIQAGKDLHVYETLTATDVLCGGSLTVHGGGIIGRKEHKVIVEETAAANFIERVHLEAKKGIRIKKEAYLSRLYTNGKVIFQPGGKLIGGETYSQNGLEVDQLGNGKYLKTEVYAGIDYKLMKMLIQIKSFRDSLLDLKTLKSDNGKENYDEQILKCNLSMEYLLEHLDHDENAEITVAGTVYPGTVIHICNARRPITEEMKKGTFKLDKEKGVIAFNRF, encoded by the coding sequence GTGAAGAAGATTCAAGTTCCGTCAAGGATGTGGAAGTGGCGCGGGGAATCCCCCCCCGAAGAGGGAGATGAAGAACATATCGAACTTCTGCTCAATCCGCAGCAATACATCCGGGCCATGAACCTCATTCGGCGCGATCTGAAAAAACAGAAAATAAATTACAAAAACATTACCCACCTGTGCATTCTCGAAAAAGATACGCCGGTAGCCATCCATTGCAAAGCCGTGCCGGGGAAAAACGGAGTAAACATCAATGGCGAGGAAATTCCATGCAAGATCAAACAGCACGATTCCATTAAAATCGGCGACAACCTCCTCATGAATGAATCGGGATATATTCTGTGCGCCACACAGGGAGAGTATATTTTTGAAAACGGCACAATTGCCATAAACGAAGTTCTGACCATCCGCAAAGGAGTCAACTACCATACGGGCAATATCCATTTTCCCGGTGCCGAGGAAATTTACGGCGAAGTAAAAGACGGTTTTAAAATACAGGCGGGGAAGGACCTGCACGTATACGAAACCCTGACAGCGACCGACGTTCTCTGCGGAGGCAGCCTGACGGTCCACGGAGGGGGAATCATAGGCCGGAAAGAACACAAGGTCATTGTGGAAGAAACAGCGGCAGCCAACTTTATTGAAAGAGTCCATCTGGAGGCGAAAAAAGGTATCAGAATAAAAAAGGAAGCTTATCTATCCCGCCTTTACACAAACGGCAAGGTTATTTTTCAGCCCGGAGGCAAGCTGATAGGGGGTGAAACATACAGCCAGAACGGCCTGGAGGTGGATCAGCTGGGAAACGGCAAATATCTGAAAACGGAAGTCTACGCGGGCATAGATTACAAATTGATGAAAATGCTCATCCAGATAAAATCATTTCGCGATTCCCTATTGGACCTGAAGACCCTGAAGTCCGATAACGGAAAAGAGAACTATGATGAACAGATACTCAAATGCAACCTCAGCATGGAATATCTTCTGGAACATCTGGATCACGATGAGAATGCTGAAATAACAGTAGCGGGAACAGTTTATCCCGGCACGGTCATTCACATATGCAACGCCCGCCGCCCGATTACGGAAGAGATGAAGAAAGGGACTTTCAAGCTTGACAAGGAAAAGGGAGTAATCGCTTTTAATCGGTTCTGA
- a CDS encoding flagellar assembly protein A — translation MKPVGNEEQKDDSVKEIIESVMEQDCPELPVLEDSSSGEPDTNGSVEIHISPDKMSVLVSFFPHLGNGKRLNTGDVVSLLSERGVDRSLVNREAIDNALWTCEEDSSSVKDVEVARGIPPRRGR, via the coding sequence ATGAAGCCCGTTGGAAATGAAGAACAGAAAGATGATTCCGTCAAAGAGATTATCGAATCGGTTATGGAACAGGATTGTCCCGAGCTGCCGGTTCTGGAGGATTCCTCTTCCGGAGAGCCCGATACGAACGGCTCTGTGGAAATCCACATCAGCCCCGACAAAATGTCTGTGCTGGTATCATTTTTTCCGCACCTCGGCAATGGGAAACGTCTCAATACGGGAGATGTCGTATCTCTGCTCTCGGAACGGGGTGTTGACCGCAGTCTTGTAAACCGGGAAGCCATAGATAACGCTCTGTGGACCTGTGAAGAAGATTCAAGTTCCGTCAAGGATGTGGAAGTGGCGCGGGGAATCCCCCCCCGAAGAGGGAGATGA
- a CDS encoding transporter substrate-binding domain-containing protein yields MKKFGIVIIFLFSLFSSLKGEHLVIAYEDKEQPPYYLGNGSGVPGSDPGIAVEMVLQLERKIDGLTIELVRLPWPRCLYSLKNNQVDGIFNASYSKERLEIGWYPTVDGTLEGPVDTSRNITVISYSLYTKAESGLDWNGSVFTGISQLSLGAPLGYSIVSDLKLSGYRIFEFQSTEGGFLMLERNRLDGIVVQDITGDSILRKNVRLYKDIVKVTPPVATKEYYLMLSDNLVGRNRSLAEQIWSELASIRNRHLSELEDKYSR; encoded by the coding sequence GTGAAAAAGTTTGGAATTGTAATCATTTTTCTTTTCTCCCTTTTCAGTTCCCTTAAGGGGGAACATCTGGTGATCGCCTATGAAGACAAGGAACAGCCGCCCTATTATCTCGGCAATGGTAGTGGGGTCCCCGGGTCAGATCCGGGGATTGCTGTTGAAATGGTTCTTCAGCTGGAGAGGAAAATTGACGGCCTTACCATTGAGCTCGTCCGGCTTCCATGGCCCAGGTGCCTCTACAGTTTGAAGAACAATCAGGTCGATGGAATCTTTAATGCCAGCTACAGTAAGGAGCGCCTTGAAATCGGTTGGTATCCAACCGTGGACGGAACACTTGAGGGACCGGTCGATACATCGAGGAATATAACAGTTATATCCTATTCGCTTTATACGAAAGCTGAATCCGGCCTCGATTGGAACGGCTCGGTTTTTACCGGCATTTCTCAGCTCTCTCTCGGCGCGCCTCTCGGTTATTCGATCGTATCCGATTTGAAGCTTTCCGGTTACAGGATCTTCGAGTTCCAGAGCACCGAAGGAGGATTCCTTATGCTGGAGAGAAACCGGCTCGACGGTATCGTTGTTCAGGATATTACAGGAGACAGCATACTGAGAAAAAATGTGCGGTTATATAAAGATATTGTGAAAGTGACGCCGCCGGTGGCGACAAAGGAATACTATCTCATGCTGTCGGACAATCTCGTCGGGAGAAACAGATCTCTGGCGGAGCAGATCTGGTCGGAGCTTGCTTCGATCAGGAACCGGCACCTTTCGGAATTGGAAGATAAATACTCAAGATAA